The DNA region GCGACGCGGCCCCGCTGGCGGCGGGAGGAACGCCGGCCGTCGTGTTCGGCCCCGGCGACATCCGCCAGGCGCACACGCGGGATGAGTGGATCTCCCTCACCAGCCTGGACCGCGGCACCGCGATCCTCGAACGATTCCTCCGCGCGCTCGACTGATGCCGGGGAGGGCAACCGGAGATCGAACCCTCATGCCGCGGACGCGCCATTCACGTCACACACGCCTCGAACGCACCGCTGTGCATGTGCCGCTGCATGTGCCGGGCACCGGCCGCGAAGCCGTGCCGTGATTCCTCGTTCCTCCCGGCATGCGCGTTGCCTTCCTGACCCATGAGCCGTTCCACCCTCCCAGCGGGGGTGGATCCGCCGAGGCCCCCTACCTGATCCGTGAGTTCGTCCGCCGCGGCCACGAGGTTCAGGTGTTCTGTCCCGCGTTTCCGGAATCCGATGCCGTCGCCACCCGTTTCGGGATCCGGGTGACGCCGTTCACCCGCTGGCGCATGGGCCGCTATGCGCGCCTGCGCAATCTCAAGTACCTGCTGTATCCGGGAGCGCTGGAACGGCTCGTGCGCACCGCAGCGGCTGGCGCAGGAGGTTCCCGCGCACCCTGGGACCTGATCTTTGCCCAGCACACCCTGTCCGCGGTGGCCGCGGGCCGGCTGCGGCGGCGTCTTCAAATCCCGGTGGTGCTCAACTTCCTCGATTACCTCACCGGGTTCATGGAGACGTGGCCTCCGTGGGTGATGCCCCGTCCCGTGGTCCGCCGTCTCACGCACTTCGAGCTGTCGCTGCCCCGGCGCTACCGCGTGGAGGGCATTCTGACGGTCTCCCAACCGCTCGCCGACCGGTTCGCCTCCACCGGGTATCCCCGGGAACGCATCGAGACCATCCAGTACGGATTTGATGCCGCACTGTTCCGTCCGGATCTCACCGCCACCGCATCCCCGGGTCCACCGGTGGTGCAGATGCACGGCTCCTTTGACCGCCATCACCTGGGCCCGATCGCCATGGAGGCCATGGTGCGGGTCGCCACGGCGCGTCCGGATGCAATGTTGCGGCTGGTGGGCCGCCGGACTCCGGTGCTGAACGGATTCGTAACACAGCTTCGAACCCGGATTCCCGGGGTCCGGGTTGAGACACCCGGATTCGTCCCCTACCACGAGGTGGCGCGCGAGGTGGGGCGGGCGACGGTGGGACTGGTGCCCTACGAGGAATCCAACGGCACCCACTGCGCGTTTGTGGCGAAGGCCGTGGAATACCTGGCCTGCGGGGTTCCGGTCGCCAGCACGCCGCTGGAAAACCTGAAGGGCTATTTCGCCCGGGAGCTGGCCATCCGGTTCAGCCGTTTCGACGCCCCCACCTTCGCCGCCACCGTGCTGTCCTGGTTGGAGACTCCGGATGCCGAACGGCGGCGTCTGGGCCGGGCCGCGGCGGAACGGGTTGCCGCAGATCTGGACTGGGCCACGGTCACCCGGCGTGCCGTGGACCGTGCGGAAGCCGCAGCCGCCGGCCGGATTCTGAAGTGATCGCGGGCGACGCTCCGTCAGAAGACACGCCGCAGCACCAGGAAGGCGGTCGCACTCAACAGCGCGGATGCCGGCAGGGTGATCACCCACGCCAGGGCGATTGGCCGCATCAGGCCCCAGTTCGCGGCGCGATTGACCAGTCCGATGCCCAGCACGGCCCCCACCAGGATATGTGTGGACGAAACGGGAATGCCCAGCGCGGAGGCCATCATCACGACCGCCGCCGCCGAGAGTTCCGCGGAGAAGCCCGACGCCGGATGAATTTGCGTCAGGTTGGTGCCAATGGTGGCGATGACCTCGCGACCGATGAACCAGAGCCCGGCACACATGGCCACGCCGAAGGCCAGAAGCGCCACGGACGGCACCGGTGCCGTCGAGTTGATCGCCCCGGAATGCAGCACGTCGAGCACGGCGGCGAAGGGCCCGATGGCGTTGGCGATGTCATTGGATCCGTGGCTGAAGGCGAAGCCGGACGCCGTGAACACCTGCATCCAGCTGAACAGGAGAAAGGTGGACCGCTCAAGCGAGCGCTCCTTCTGCGAGCGGGCGAAAATGTGGATCACCATCCAGACCGTTGCCGCCACCATGAGCATGATCAGGAGGTTGTGGACCAGGGTGAGGCCGAGGTGCAGGTGCTGAAGCCCCTTGAACAGGACCATGGCCGTAATGACGAACGAGCCGGCGGCGGCCAGGCTTGGGACAAACCATTCGAGGGCCTGGTGGGAGTTGATCTCTTCGCGCTCCTTTTCGAGCCGGTGCATGGCGCGGTAGTACTCGGACTCGAAATCGTCCTCTCCGAGCCGGTCGCTGGAGAGCACCTGCGCCGCATCGCGCGACATGGCCTGCGTGTAGGCGATCTGCTGCAGCTCGGCCATCCGCTCGAAGGCCTCCTTGTGCCCCTGCTTGAGGTCCATGCGGCGTTGACGGATGTCGCGCAGCTTGTGCTCCGCCGTTTCGTTGTAATGCAGGATGTACCGCTTGATCGCCCCGAAGAGCACCGCGGCGGCGGCGGCGCCCAGGACGGGCGAAGCCACCCACGAAATCACGATCGTCCCGATCTGCCGCCATCGCACCAGGCTGAGGGTCGCCGCGGGACCGCCACGAAGGAATCCGAGCATCAGGGCGCCACCGACGATGCCTCCCACGATGGCGTGGGTGGTGGACACCGGCCAACCGCAACGGGTGGCCACCAGCAGCCAGAGGCCCGAGGCGAGCAGCGCGGCCATCATCACATGGACCAGCTCCATCGGACGGAACTCCGGGAGACCCTTCAGGTCCTCCAGGTTCACAATGCCGCTCCGGATCGTCTGCGTGACGGCCCCCCCCGCGAGCATGGCCCCGCTGGCCTCGAAGATGGCGGCGACGATGAGCGCCTGCCGGAGGGTCAGGGTCCCCGCCCCGACGCTGGTGCCAAAGGAATTGGCCACGTCGTTCCCGCCGACATTGAATGCCATGAATAGGCCAAAGGCGGTCGCCAGCAGGAAGACCACGCCGGTGCCCGGCGTGATGTAGCCCAACCCCCAGTGCACGAAGCTCCCGGCGGTGCCGACGAGCAGGACGAGGAACAACAGGCTGAGCTTTTCCTTCGGCATGGAATCGCGGAACGCGACACCCTGCACCGGTCACCAGCCCGCATCGAAGTGACGATCCGGTGACATTCCGACAGCGGAGGCCCATCGCCCGGCGGCCGGGAATCCGCACCGGCGGCTCAGGGGGTGCGCGCCCGAAGGATCGCGCCCGGTCGGGCATGATGCCGGCGGCGCAGCTCGTCAATCGCGCGGCTCACCAATGGCAGGTCCATCTCATGAACCTCCATGCCGCAGCCCAGCGCCTGGGGCAGGGTGACGCAAAGATCGCCCCCCAGATGCTCCCGGAATTCCTCCAGGCCGCTGACCACGAGCAGCTGGCCTCGGTCATCCTCGTGCAGCAGCTCACCGGCAAAGAGCTCAAATCCCAGACGGTCCAGCAGGTCGAGGATCCTCCCGGCATCCGCCGCCGCCAGCAAACCGAGGAGCCGCGCATACGTGACGTCCAGGGCAATGCCGATGGCCACCGCCTCGCCATGGCGGAGCCGGTACTCCGAGAGCTGCTCCAGCTTGTGCGCCGACCAGTGGCCGAAATCCAGCGGTCGCGCACTGCCCATCTCGAAGGGATCCCCGCCGGTGGCGATGTGGTTCAGGTGCAGCTCGGCGCTCCGGAAAATCAGGCGCTTCATCGCCTCCGACTCGAAACGCGCCAGCGCCCCGGCGACCGATTCGATCCACTCAAAAAACACGCGGTCCCGGATGCTGGCCACCTTGACCGCCTCGACATAGCCCGCCCGCTTGTCGCGGTCGGACAGTGTGGACAGCAGGTCGAAGTCGTTGATGACCGCAAAGGGCGGGGCGAAAGTGCCGATGAAGTTTTTCTTCCCGAACGCGTTGATGCCGTTCTTCACCCCGACGCCCGAGTCGTCCTGCGCCAGCGTGGTGGTCGGAATGCGCACCAACCGGATCCCCCGGTGGGCCGTTGCCGCCGCCAGGCCGACCATGTCCAGCAACGCCCCGCCGCCCACCGCGAGCAGGTAGTTGTGCCGGTCCATGTGGTGCCGGTCAATCTGGGCGTGAATCTCCGACACCCGGAAGTAGGCGTTCTTGACCGCCTCGCCTCCGATGATGCTGACCGGCGGGCCGGCCAGCCGGATGGCCTCCGGATGCGCCGCAAAGTAGCGGTGGATCGAGGGCAGCAGGTCAGGACGCGCCTCGGCCAGCGCTTCATCCACAATCACCAGCGCAAGCGCCGGACGTCCCGGGCGCCCCGGGGCCAGCACGTCGCGCAACGCCTCATTGCCAGGCGCAAACACCCCCTCGGTGAAGTGCACCTGGTGGCGCCATCGGACGACGATGTCCCGTTCAATGGACGGCATGGCTGGCAAGCCTGTGAATCCGGACGAAACCCCGCGAGAAATATTTCATTCAATGGATCTCAATGGCGCTCGCCGCCGTTTCGGAAAATCCCGCTCAAAATCGCCGGAGTGTGTCGCGCGGGTGTGGCCGTCGCCACCCCCGGGTTACCCCCCCCGGGCTCGTGGCTCCAATCAGGCACCCTCCGGCGGATGAGGCAGCTTGATCTTGCTCACCAACCGGATGCCGCCGATCTGCATGGACGCATCCACGGCCTTGCACATGTCGTAAATGGTGAGGGCCGCGACCGACACCGCCGTGAGCGCCTCCATTTCAACCCCCGTGGCGGCAGTCAGGCGGGCCGATGCGCTGATCGAGATCCGATCGCGGGTCGGAGGAATCTCGAAATCCACCGCACAATGTGTCAGGGGCAGCGGATGACAGAGCGGGATCAGTTCGCCTGTCTTCTTGGCGGCAAGGATCCCCGCAAGCCGCGCCGTTGCCAGGACGTGCCCCTTGGCGATCTGGTGCGATTCGATGAGGTCCAGGGTGCCGGGTTGCAGATGGATTGCGCCGGTGGCGACCGCCTCTCGGAACATCGCCGGCTTCCGCGACACATCCACCATCCGGGCCTCCCCTTCGGGGGACACATGGCTCAACACCTTCATGCCCCCCACCCTGATTCGTCACCGGCCCGAGCGCCAGCAATCCCCGGTGGCCGGCCGGATTTCATTCGCCAGTTCGTGCGTCCCG from Verrucomicrobiia bacterium includes:
- a CDS encoding glycosyltransferase family 4 protein gives rise to the protein MRVAFLTHEPFHPPSGGGSAEAPYLIREFVRRGHEVQVFCPAFPESDAVATRFGIRVTPFTRWRMGRYARLRNLKYLLYPGALERLVRTAAAGAGGSRAPWDLIFAQHTLSAVAAGRLRRRLQIPVVLNFLDYLTGFMETWPPWVMPRPVVRRLTHFELSLPRRYRVEGILTVSQPLADRFASTGYPRERIETIQYGFDAALFRPDLTATASPGPPVVQMHGSFDRHHLGPIAMEAMVRVATARPDAMLRLVGRRTPVLNGFVTQLRTRIPGVRVETPGFVPYHEVAREVGRATVGLVPYEESNGTHCAFVAKAVEYLACGVPVASTPLENLKGYFARELAIRFSRFDAPTFAATVLSWLETPDAERRRLGRAAAERVAADLDWATVTRRAVDRAEAAAAGRILK
- a CDS encoding inorganic phosphate transporter is translated as MPKEKLSLLFLVLLVGTAGSFVHWGLGYITPGTGVVFLLATAFGLFMAFNVGGNDVANSFGTSVGAGTLTLRQALIVAAIFEASGAMLAGGAVTQTIRSGIVNLEDLKGLPEFRPMELVHVMMAALLASGLWLLVATRCGWPVSTTHAIVGGIVGGALMLGFLRGGPAATLSLVRWRQIGTIVISWVASPVLGAAAAAVLFGAIKRYILHYNETAEHKLRDIRQRRMDLKQGHKEAFERMAELQQIAYTQAMSRDAAQVLSSDRLGEDDFESEYYRAMHRLEKEREEINSHQALEWFVPSLAAAGSFVITAMVLFKGLQHLHLGLTLVHNLLIMLMVAATVWMVIHIFARSQKERSLERSTFLLFSWMQVFTASGFAFSHGSNDIANAIGPFAAVLDVLHSGAINSTAPVPSVALLAFGVAMCAGLWFIGREVIATIGTNLTQIHPASGFSAELSAAAVVMMASALGIPVSSTHILVGAVLGIGLVNRAANWGLMRPIALAWVITLPASALLSATAFLVLRRVF
- a CDS encoding 3-dehydroquinate synthase yields the protein MPSIERDIVVRWRHQVHFTEGVFAPGNEALRDVLAPGRPGRPALALVIVDEALAEARPDLLPSIHRYFAAHPEAIRLAGPPVSIIGGEAVKNAYFRVSEIHAQIDRHHMDRHNYLLAVGGGALLDMVGLAAATAHRGIRLVRIPTTTLAQDDSGVGVKNGINAFGKKNFIGTFAPPFAVINDFDLLSTLSDRDKRAGYVEAVKVASIRDRVFFEWIESVAGALARFESEAMKRLIFRSAELHLNHIATGGDPFEMGSARPLDFGHWSAHKLEQLSEYRLRHGEAVAIGIALDVTYARLLGLLAAADAGRILDLLDRLGFELFAGELLHEDDRGQLLVVSGLEEFREHLGGDLCVTLPQALGCGMEVHEMDLPLVSRAIDELRRRHHARPGAILRARTP
- the moaC gene encoding cyclic pyranopterin monophosphate synthase MoaC, whose amino-acid sequence is MKVLSHVSPEGEARMVDVSRKPAMFREAVATGAIHLQPGTLDLIESHQIAKGHVLATARLAGILAAKKTGELIPLCHPLPLTHCAVDFEIPPTRDRISISASARLTAATGVEMEALTAVSVAALTIYDMCKAVDASMQIGGIRLVSKIKLPHPPEGA